In Methanobacterium paludis, the following proteins share a genomic window:
- a CDS encoding DUF488 domain-containing protein: MIKIKRAYQPSEESDGFRILIDRLWPRGISKVKAKLDLWMKDIAPSNNLRKWFDHDPVRWDEFQSKYNEELKDKKEFLKQIKELEKSNLTVTLVYGAKDEEHNNAVVLRDVLKNF; the protein is encoded by the coding sequence ATGATAAAAATCAAAAGAGCTTACCAACCCTCCGAAGAAAGTGATGGCTTTAGAATACTGATAGATAGACTATGGCCTCGTGGAATATCAAAGGTGAAAGCAAAATTGGATTTATGGATGAAAGACATCGCCCCTTCTAATAATTTACGTAAATGGTTCGATCATGACCCTGTAAGATGGGATGAATTTCAAAGTAAATACAATGAAGAGTTGAAGGATAAAAAGGAATTTTTAAAACAGATAAAGGAATTAGAGAAAAGTAACTTAACTGTCACCTTAGTTTATGGGGCTAAAGATGAGGAACATAACAATGCTGTAGTTTTAAGGGATGTATTAAAGAACTTCTAA
- a CDS encoding APC family permease, with the protein MSKDAPDVKPIGIWSAVAIGVGGMIGAGIFSILGIATTITGNLIYISFLIGGAIAILSTYSYAKLGTRYPSAGGPVEFLLRGFGDGILSGGFTFLLWIGYIFALSVYAEAFGSYAATFLPKYQSFSVTILAALIILIFMSINFLGPKVVGRSEILIVGIKVGILITFAVVGLFFIKPSLLIISHLPKVTDLLTASALLFLGYQGFGLITNTAEDIKNPEKNISLALYIAVVLVILIYVLVSVVVVGNLTIPEISIAADYALAAAAEPFVGTLGFTIMAIAAIMSTSSAINATLYGGANISYLMAKKGELPKFFNRTTWRDG; encoded by the coding sequence ATGAGTAAAGATGCTCCAGATGTAAAACCTATTGGTATATGGTCTGCCGTTGCCATTGGAGTGGGTGGTATGATCGGGGCGGGCATTTTTTCTATTTTGGGTATTGCAACCACTATAACTGGTAATTTAATTTATATATCTTTTTTAATTGGAGGCGCGATTGCAATCCTCAGCACCTATTCCTACGCCAAGTTAGGAACCAGATATCCATCTGCAGGAGGACCTGTAGAATTTTTATTGAGGGGATTTGGTGATGGTATTCTGAGTGGAGGATTTACTTTTCTTTTATGGATCGGATACATTTTCGCCCTTAGTGTTTATGCAGAGGCTTTTGGAAGCTATGCTGCCACTTTCCTGCCTAAATATCAATCATTCTCCGTTACTATTTTGGCAGCGTTAATTATCCTGATCTTCATGTCAATCAATTTTTTGGGGCCCAAAGTAGTTGGAAGATCAGAAATATTAATTGTGGGAATAAAGGTAGGTATATTGATAACGTTTGCAGTAGTGGGGCTGTTCTTTATAAAACCTTCCCTATTAATAATTTCACACCTTCCGAAAGTTACTGACTTATTGACAGCATCTGCATTATTGTTTTTAGGATATCAAGGTTTTGGTTTAATCACAAATACAGCTGAGGATATAAAAAACCCTGAGAAAAATATATCCCTGGCGCTGTACATTGCAGTTGTACTAGTGATCTTGATCTACGTATTGGTTTCTGTGGTGGTGGTAGGAAATCTAACAATCCCTGAGATTTCTATAGCGGCTGATTATGCCTTAGCAGCCGCAGCAGAACCATTTGTAGGAACATTAGGGTTTACTATAATGGCCATAGCAGCCATAATGTCAACTTCATCTGCAATTAATGCCACATTATACGGTGGGGCTAATATAAGTTATTTAATGGCAAAAAAAGGGGAACTGCCCAAATTTTTTAATAGAACAACCTGGCGAGATGGTTAA